In the Leptospira limi genome, one interval contains:
- a CDS encoding LBF_1011 family protein, with amino-acid sequence MSLQTEYKLRWPEYRIEFHPTEEIPKKGSLQELWPDLRAFFSGNQSRFANYLFYLSTDFSGGFSLCSVLSENDASFRFHDPVLQSPTAFPKTSLDRIWKLCQNREFEEMEREDWELIGYGLLYEGNVPEFRKWVLTTKEFFGQTDDNRRFLTLLGWEYSEVPFENSVLHMLVEYAKGQFEKIHFPTLVDAALLESHWQLVGVLFHAIELGLLPEKESFRVWKFMIGFYEEWESWEKEKFQLVSYGKIPPFSALRYAKRYLPQPVFLKYQTDLETELRGDWMSGNEFGYELSHTMNPCIDTVVRFKNEGEEFERELISEYNLKPYSYLIPLQLACIQFVKKEYDQFLKLYQKSGRLKHLPLALNLYWRVLLEKGDNGLSSAIKRSLENGHESITLPEGWE; translated from the coding sequence ATGAGCTTACAAACAGAATACAAACTGCGCTGGCCAGAATACAGAATTGAATTCCATCCAACAGAAGAAATCCCTAAAAAAGGTTCTCTTCAGGAGTTATGGCCAGACCTACGTGCCTTTTTTTCAGGCAACCAGTCTCGTTTTGCAAACTATCTCTTCTATTTATCGACCGATTTCTCTGGGGGGTTCAGCCTTTGTTCGGTTCTTTCCGAAAATGATGCGAGCTTTCGTTTCCACGATCCTGTTTTACAATCACCTACGGCTTTCCCAAAAACAAGTTTGGATCGGATTTGGAAACTCTGCCAAAACCGTGAATTTGAGGAAATGGAACGAGAGGATTGGGAACTCATTGGTTATGGGCTTTTGTATGAAGGAAATGTTCCTGAATTTCGGAAATGGGTTCTTACTACAAAAGAGTTTTTTGGGCAAACCGATGACAACCGTCGTTTTTTAACCCTTCTCGGTTGGGAATATTCTGAGGTTCCATTTGAGAACTCCGTCTTGCATATGTTAGTTGAATATGCAAAAGGCCAGTTTGAAAAAATCCATTTTCCAACTTTAGTGGATGCAGCCTTACTAGAATCCCATTGGCAACTTGTAGGTGTTTTGTTCCATGCCATTGAACTTGGATTGTTACCTGAAAAGGAATCCTTCCGTGTTTGGAAGTTTATGATTGGATTTTATGAAGAATGGGAATCTTGGGAAAAGGAAAAGTTCCAATTGGTTTCCTATGGTAAAATTCCACCTTTTTCTGCACTTCGGTATGCAAAACGTTATTTGCCTCAACCTGTTTTTTTGAAATACCAAACGGACTTAGAAACGGAACTACGTGGGGATTGGATGAGTGGTAATGAGTTTGGGTATGAACTCTCACATACAATGAACCCTTGTATTGATACTGTCGTGAGGTTTAAGAATGAAGGGGAAGAGTTTGAAAGGGAATTAATATCTGAATATAATTTAAAACCTTATTCTTATCTGATCCCATTACAACTTGCTTGTATCCAGTTTGTGAAAAAAGAATATGATCAGTTTTTAAAACTCTATCAAAAATCAGGTAGGCTCAAACACCTGCCACTGGCTCTCAATCTGTATTGGAGAGTTTTATTAGAAAAAGGGGATAATGGTTTAAGTTCTGCCATCAAACGTTCATTAGAGAATGGTCATGAGTCCATTACATTACCGGAAGGTTGGGAATAA
- a CDS encoding bactofilin family protein, with amino-acid sequence MALVKNQTEVTNSTIGENSYFNGKFFINGSLKIDGKFEGKSLQAEHLYIGVTGKVKTNITAASVIVEGIVVGNVTARNRVMLLPTSKILGDIKTPELIIQNGVILEGRCMISNDLKHSAKDLIELEYSKDSLSVEKIFGKQPNAKE; translated from the coding sequence ATGGCATTAGTCAAAAATCAGACCGAAGTTACCAATTCAACTATTGGTGAGAATTCTTACTTCAACGGAAAATTCTTCATCAATGGATCTCTCAAAATTGACGGTAAATTCGAGGGAAAATCCCTCCAAGCCGAACACCTCTACATCGGGGTAACAGGAAAGGTCAAAACCAATATCACAGCTGCGAGTGTGATCGTAGAAGGGATTGTGGTAGGGAACGTTACGGCAAGAAACCGTGTGATGCTCCTTCCTACCTCCAAAATCCTTGGGGACATCAAAACTCCCGAACTCATCATCCAAAATGGGGTGATCTTAGAAGGTCGTTGTATGATTTCGAATGACCTCAAACACAGTGCAAAAGACCTCATCGAATTGGAATACTCCAAAGATTCACTCAGTGTAGAAAAGATTTTTGGGAAACAACCAAACGCCAAAGAATAA
- a CDS encoding PdxA family dehydrogenase, protein MKTIFISEGDPTSINYELLGSSFPLLTSLGKHHRIYLIRGPHNQTLSKAKQLTKPVDEPGFYSIAWGTGKPKSFVLGKPSKTSGKMAYDSLLATIDFQKQFGGDLITLPLSKEWVQKAGVRGFRGHTETLAETYKRPTFMMMSGEKLNVIPLTTHVPLKDVVKELKTFDWKELKNAILRSPYLNQPTIGYLGLNPHAGEGGKIGTEELTILKTGVGVLRKAKLTVEGPLSADSAFLPGAKAYDLYLAGYHDQGLIPFKLLEGKKGVNITLGLDFTRVSPDHGTAFGIAGKRCADPTGLISCLERLVETK, encoded by the coding sequence TTGAAAACCATCTTCATTTCGGAAGGGGACCCGACAAGTATCAATTACGAACTTCTGGGTTCTTCCTTCCCACTCTTAACATCTTTAGGAAAACACCACCGCATTTACCTCATCCGAGGGCCTCACAACCAAACCCTTTCCAAGGCCAAACAGCTCACAAAACCCGTAGACGAACCTGGATTTTATTCGATTGCCTGGGGGACGGGAAAACCCAAATCTTTTGTCCTTGGGAAACCATCCAAAACCTCAGGGAAAATGGCATATGACTCACTCCTTGCGACCATCGACTTCCAAAAACAATTTGGAGGAGATCTTATCACTCTCCCTCTTTCCAAAGAGTGGGTACAAAAAGCTGGGGTGAGGGGATTTCGTGGCCATACGGAAACTTTGGCAGAGACTTACAAACGACCAACTTTTATGATGATGTCTGGGGAAAAGCTGAATGTGATTCCCTTAACCACCCATGTCCCTTTGAAGGATGTTGTGAAAGAACTAAAAACATTCGATTGGAAAGAACTAAAGAATGCCATCCTTCGTTCTCCCTACTTAAACCAACCTACCATCGGTTACCTTGGCTTAAACCCTCATGCAGGAGAAGGTGGAAAAATTGGAACAGAAGAACTCACCATTCTAAAAACGGGAGTTGGTGTGCTCAGAAAAGCAAAATTGACAGTGGAAGGTCCACTTTCTGCTGATTCTGCATTTTTACCGGGAGCGAAGGCGTACGATTTGTATTTGGCAGGTTACCATGACCAAGGTCTCATCCCATTTAAATTGCTTGAAGGAAAGAAGGGTGTGAACATAACCTTAGGTCTGGATTTCACACGAGTGTCCCCTGACCATGGAACTGCCTTTGGCATTGCCGGAAAAAGATGTGCTGATCCCACGGGACTCATCTCCTGTTTAGAACGACTTGTGGAGACAAAATAA
- a CDS encoding DegT/DnrJ/EryC1/StrS aminotransferase family protein, whose protein sequence is MAVPFIDIKRFEPGFLDTWNEKVKSMSENAQFIGGNEVTDLETNLATWAETKYAIGCANGTDALQLALRAVGVGRGDKVLLPDSTFWATFEAVVNVGGDPYTVDTNPVDLQMDFQVFQEAVEKVKPKAALVVHLYGWGTAKIEELRKFCKEKNVALIEDGAQCFGVKHNGKSLYKEALISTTSFYPAKVLGAAGDGGAVFTNDEELSVVTRRLVNHGRTSHYEHGLVGWNSRLDSLQAAFLNLSLKHLQKRIESRKSSQNIYYKELPGLGIGVIQPPKGYDENGYCNVTLVDPEVRPKIESVLKEKGIGFGNIYPGAMSDQPGAKPYLIERFGNEGNARRISKSVLNFPLFAYMTSSEMDEVLSAIKAYNASK, encoded by the coding sequence ATGGCAGTTCCATTTATAGATATCAAACGATTTGAACCAGGATTTTTGGACACCTGGAATGAAAAAGTAAAGTCCATGTCAGAAAACGCTCAGTTCATTGGTGGAAATGAAGTGACTGACTTAGAAACAAACCTTGCCACTTGGGCTGAAACCAAATATGCGATTGGTTGTGCGAATGGAACAGATGCCTTACAACTCGCGTTACGCGCTGTTGGTGTGGGTCGTGGTGATAAAGTATTATTACCAGATTCTACTTTTTGGGCAACCTTCGAAGCGGTTGTAAATGTGGGAGGGGATCCTTACACAGTGGATACAAACCCAGTGGATTTACAAATGGATTTCCAAGTGTTCCAAGAAGCGGTCGAAAAAGTAAAACCAAAGGCAGCTCTTGTTGTTCATTTATATGGATGGGGAACTGCAAAGATTGAAGAACTCCGTAAGTTCTGCAAAGAAAAAAATGTAGCCCTCATTGAAGACGGAGCACAGTGTTTTGGTGTTAAACACAATGGAAAATCTCTCTACAAAGAGGCACTGATCTCAACAACTTCCTTTTACCCTGCGAAGGTGTTAGGTGCTGCAGGTGATGGTGGTGCTGTCTTCACGAATGATGAAGAATTATCTGTTGTCACAAGACGCCTTGTAAACCACGGAAGAACTTCGCATTACGAACACGGACTTGTGGGTTGGAACTCAAGACTTGATTCGTTACAAGCAGCATTTCTCAATCTCTCACTAAAACACTTACAAAAGAGAATCGAATCACGAAAGTCTTCACAAAACATCTATTATAAGGAATTACCAGGGCTTGGGATTGGAGTGATCCAACCTCCAAAAGGGTATGATGAAAATGGATATTGTAATGTTACATTGGTGGATCCAGAAGTTCGTCCCAAAATTGAATCTGTCTTAAAAGAAAAAGGAATTGGTTTTGGAAACATCTATCCAGGTGCGATGTCAGACCAACCAGGGGCTAAACCATACCTCATCGAACGATTTGGAAACGAAGGAAATGCCCGCCGGATTTCAAAATCAGTTCTCAACTTTCCACTCTTTGCTTATATGACAAGTTCGGAAATGGATGAAGTGTTGAGTGCAATTAAGGCGTATAACGCTAGTAAATAA